From the Pedobacter cryoconitis genome, one window contains:
- a CDS encoding CobW family GTP-binding protein codes for MKAKEVTILTGFLGAGKTTVLNAVISKMKDTRFAIIENEIGSESIDAGLIIKGDEDVVELNNGCICCTLNDDLFEILNNLWDKKDSWDHLIIEATGIADPANIAHPFLMMDQVKRGYDLKRVICIVDAELIEDQLKERPEAIKQIAFSDSILLNKVERVSEDYVKELQAVLKAINPFAEILIAAKDDFQVRKMFARERFANFYSNPKPVSTPKGMFSLSNSSDEKQSLMAFAASHQKHEHSDIETILLKYKESLNIEELEHRMMVFLIVQSANVYRIKGIIYSHLFQSRIILQTVGKSLSITLGENWLPDEIKETKIVVIGKGLKVFGFDKMFRTCLYTESELK; via the coding sequence ATGAAAGCAAAAGAAGTAACCATCCTGACCGGATTTTTAGGTGCAGGGAAAACAACAGTCCTGAATGCGGTAATTTCAAAAATGAAAGATACCCGTTTTGCGATCATAGAGAATGAAATTGGTTCGGAGAGTATCGATGCCGGGCTGATTATTAAGGGGGATGAAGATGTGGTGGAATTGAATAACGGGTGTATTTGCTGTACGCTGAACGATGATCTTTTTGAGATTTTAAATAATTTGTGGGATAAAAAGGATTCATGGGACCATTTGATTATAGAGGCTACCGGAATTGCTGATCCTGCGAATATTGCACATCCTTTTTTGATGATGGATCAGGTGAAAAGGGGATATGATTTAAAAAGGGTTATTTGTATTGTCGATGCGGAGCTCATTGAAGATCAGCTAAAAGAACGTCCGGAAGCGATTAAACAGATCGCTTTTAGTGATAGTATCTTATTAAATAAGGTAGAGCGGGTGAGTGAGGATTATGTTAAAGAATTACAGGCTGTTTTAAAGGCCATCAATCCATTTGCTGAAATACTGATTGCCGCTAAGGATGATTTTCAGGTACGTAAAATGTTTGCCAGAGAGCGTTTTGCTAATTTTTACAGTAATCCAAAGCCTGTTTCAACGCCAAAAGGAATGTTCAGTCTGAGTAATAGCAGCGATGAAAAACAATCCTTAATGGCTTTTGCAGCTTCTCATCAAAAACATGAGCATAGTGATATTGAAACTATACTTTTAAAGTATAAGGAGAGTTTGAATATTGAAGAGCTGGAGCACCGGATGATGGTCTTTCTGATTGTGCAATCGGCTAATGTATACCGGATCAAGGGTATCATTTACAGTCATCTCTTTCAGAGCAGGATCATTTTGCAAACAGTAGGGAAATCACTTTCTATCACCCTTGGTGAGAACTGGTTACCTGATGAAATTAAAGAAACAAAGATTGTTGTGATTGGAAAAGGGCTTAAAGTATTTGGTTTTGATAAAATGTTCCGTACTTGTTTATATACTGAATCTGAACTAAAATAG